The Vibrio mangrovi genome includes a region encoding these proteins:
- the pstC gene encoding phosphate ABC transporter permease subunit PstC, with protein sequence MTIATTNSDKFMNDRTAQGSVSPRKLRAGKRIDWKERIFHGLFLTSAVIGIVSLFVIAYFIIKESIPAFEEVGISGIVLGEDWLPPALYGVATMIVASVVSTFGAVVIGVPIGVLTAIFIAEIAPKRLADIIRPAVELLAGIPSVVYGFFGLIIIVPLIQQVFDVPAGNTILAGMIVLGVMILPTVITVSETSIRAVPAAYKEGSLALGASNIFTIFKLLVPAARSGIMTGVILGIGRALGETMAIIMVMGNAPAMPQGILDSARTLTANIAIEMSYASGVHANALYATGVVLLVFIMMLNAALLYLNREKAK encoded by the coding sequence ATGACCATCGCAACAACGAATAGTGACAAGTTTATGAACGATCGAACAGCACAGGGTTCTGTTTCTCCCCGGAAACTACGTGCCGGGAAACGTATTGACTGGAAAGAAAGAATCTTCCATGGTCTGTTTCTGACCAGTGCCGTCATTGGTATCGTTTCACTCTTTGTCATTGCTTATTTTATTATTAAGGAAAGTATTCCTGCATTCGAAGAAGTCGGTATCTCTGGGATTGTTTTGGGAGAAGACTGGCTGCCACCGGCACTGTATGGTGTTGCAACGATGATCGTTGCATCGGTTGTGTCGACATTTGGAGCGGTTGTTATCGGTGTTCCGATCGGAGTGTTAACCGCGATATTCATTGCCGAAATTGCACCGAAACGTCTGGCTGATATTATTCGTCCGGCTGTTGAACTGCTGGCTGGAATCCCTTCTGTCGTTTATGGCTTCTTCGGGCTAATCATTATTGTTCCTCTGATTCAACAAGTGTTTGACGTACCTGCCGGTAACACCATTCTGGCGGGAATGATTGTATTGGGCGTGATGATTCTGCCGACAGTCATTACCGTTTCTGAGACTTCGATTCGAGCTGTACCTGCCGCATACAAAGAAGGCTCTCTGGCATTGGGTGCTTCAAATATCTTCACTATTTTTAAACTCCTCGTTCCGGCTGCCCGTTCAGGGATTATGACGGGTGTGATTCTGGGGATTGGCCGTGCTCTGGGTGAAACCATGGCAATTATCATGGTGATGGGGAACGCCCCGGCGATGCCTCAGGGAATCCTCGACTCAGCACGTACGCTGACTGCAAATATTGCGATTGAAATGTCTTATGCCAGTGGTGTTCATGCGAATGCACTTTATGCGACCGGCGTTGTGTTGCTGGTCTTTATTATGATGCTGAATGCCGCATTGTTATATCTGAACAGAGAAAAGGCGAAGTAA
- a CDS encoding phosphate ABC transporter substrate-binding protein has translation MKKTVIGAVALISALSVNVASAKETISAVGSSSVTPLMEVFAETYMKDHSNVFIEVQGPGSSAGIKASKNGSADIGMSSRNLKSSEKESTLVEEVIARDGIAVVVNPKNNLKGLTSEQVSAIYRGEITNWKDVGGNDKPIVAITRDTASGTRGAFEEIMELKKKIGGKKVSAISQRAQVANGNGGLKTMVASNPYAIGYISLGSVDSTVHPLAIDGIAANVTNVKNGSYKVARPFLVLYREGKPSAETKKFLDWMLTKEAQKIVDNKGYISIH, from the coding sequence ATGAAAAAAACAGTTATCGGTGCAGTTGCTCTTATCAGTGCATTATCAGTGAACGTTGCTTCAGCGAAGGAAACGATCTCAGCAGTGGGTTCTAGTAGTGTTACTCCACTGATGGAAGTATTTGCAGAAACTTACATGAAAGACCACTCAAACGTTTTTATTGAGGTTCAGGGTCCTGGTTCTTCTGCAGGTATCAAAGCCTCAAAAAATGGTAGTGCAGATATCGGTATGTCTTCCCGTAATCTGAAATCTTCTGAAAAAGAGTCAACACTGGTTGAAGAAGTGATTGCCCGTGACGGTATCGCAGTTGTAGTGAACCCGAAAAACAATTTGAAAGGTCTGACTTCTGAACAGGTTTCTGCAATCTACCGTGGTGAAATCACCAACTGGAAAGACGTTGGCGGAAACGACAAGCCAATCGTTGCGATCACTCGTGATACAGCATCTGGTACACGTGGCGCATTTGAAGAAATCATGGAGCTGAAGAAGAAGATTGGTGGTAAGAAAGTTTCTGCTATCTCTCAACGTGCTCAGGTTGCAAATGGTAACGGTGGCCTGAAAACAATGGTTGCGTCAAACCCATATGCAATCGGTTATATCTCTTTAGGTTCTGTTGACTCGACTGTTCACCCTCTGGCAATTGATGGTATTGCAGCGAATGTCACCAATGTGAAAAACGGTTCTTATAAAGTTGCCCGTCCGTTCCTGGTTCTTTACCGCGAAGGTAAGCCTTCTGCTGAAACGAAGAAATTCCTGGATTGGATGCTGACGAAAGAAGCGCAGAAAATTGTAGACAACAAAGGCTACATCTCTATCCACTAA
- a CDS encoding methyl-accepting chemotaxis protein — translation MRQLISRWSIKVQVIIPVLMTLVLLATGVIYTTNHLSQAFNGVSTSTTRIIQNKDDLTTIIDNIYAMRIRAIYSIFRPEDAKTLTAVLREKQKINAQMLNRLSRMPLIKDEVTALHQAMNEYVRYSIEVMLPLMHEKHSTEQRRPDFDQRYQQASETYRTDGRNMVKAVRDLSEQMNNVALQEVATHGQKHHSILTYAIIGLVIILLVAAIFAWILAGIIVAPIHRLQAAMRQVAQGDLTIKIRDEGNNELSSLARDVNATVIQLRRTTQTLTAISADVASAATELATVMTQSSANFDHEKNDLEQVASAVSQLEVTANDVTGHAQQADTAARQANQLARKSLDIFEQTGRLSAQMAGQIGDAAQVVASLKTQSEQIGKVIEVIEGISEQTNLLALNAAIEAARAGESGRGFSVVADEVRLLAARTQESTQEIQEIIETLQQQSGIANESMTTSLSMLDKNQSMVQEVRTSLDHIVASIENLEAVNAQVASSSEEQREVTSDINRNINNIYELVTQNVTGIIQSAESSQELSTLAEQQKQQLSYFKLS, via the coding sequence ATGCGCCAGCTCATAAGTCGATGGTCCATCAAAGTCCAGGTTATTATTCCGGTCCTGATGACCCTGGTTCTGTTAGCAACAGGTGTGATCTACACCACCAATCATCTTAGCCAGGCTTTTAATGGCGTCTCAACTTCAACAACGCGTATCATTCAGAATAAAGATGATCTGACAACAATCATCGATAATATCTATGCAATGCGGATTCGCGCTATCTATAGTATTTTCCGCCCTGAAGATGCAAAAACGTTAACGGCTGTTCTGCGGGAAAAGCAAAAAATTAATGCCCAAATGCTGAATCGATTAAGTCGCATGCCACTCATCAAAGATGAGGTGACTGCACTGCATCAGGCCATGAATGAGTATGTCCGTTATTCCATTGAAGTTATGCTACCGTTGATGCACGAAAAGCATAGTACCGAGCAGCGTCGCCCTGATTTTGACCAACGCTATCAACAGGCTTCAGAGACTTACCGCACCGACGGAAGAAATATGGTGAAAGCTGTCCGGGATCTATCAGAACAGATGAATAATGTCGCACTTCAGGAAGTCGCGACACATGGACAGAAGCATCATTCAATTCTCACCTATGCCATTATCGGGCTAGTGATCATCTTACTTGTCGCAGCAATTTTCGCCTGGATTCTGGCCGGTATTATTGTCGCTCCTATTCATCGGTTACAGGCTGCGATGCGGCAGGTTGCTCAAGGAGATTTGACTATAAAAATCAGAGACGAAGGAAATAATGAACTCTCTTCTCTGGCCCGGGATGTGAACGCAACAGTCATTCAGCTACGGCGGACAACCCAGACTCTGACCGCCATCAGCGCTGATGTTGCTTCGGCAGCAACAGAGCTGGCAACAGTGATGACACAGTCGAGTGCAAACTTTGACCATGAGAAGAACGATCTCGAGCAGGTGGCATCGGCTGTCTCTCAATTAGAAGTGACGGCTAATGATGTGACAGGCCATGCCCAGCAGGCAGACACAGCGGCCCGTCAGGCAAATCAGCTCGCCAGAAAAAGTCTGGATATATTTGAGCAGACCGGCCGTCTCAGTGCACAGATGGCCGGACAAATCGGTGATGCCGCTCAGGTCGTCGCTTCACTGAAAACCCAGTCGGAACAGATTGGTAAAGTAATTGAGGTCATTGAAGGAATTTCCGAACAAACCAACCTGCTGGCACTCAATGCTGCGATTGAAGCGGCACGAGCCGGAGAAAGTGGCCGTGGATTCTCTGTCGTCGCTGATGAAGTCCGCCTGCTGGCAGCCAGAACTCAGGAATCAACTCAGGAAATTCAGGAAATCATCGAAACACTACAACAGCAATCCGGTATCGCCAACGAGAGTATGACGACCAGCCTGAGTATGCTGGATAAGAATCAGTCAATGGTTCAGGAAGTCCGGACATCACTCGATCATATCGTTGCATCGATTGAAAATCTGGAAGCAGTCAATGCTCAGGTTGCATCCTCTTCAGAAGAACAGCGGGAGGTAACATCAGACATCAACCGGAACATCAATAATATCTATGAGCTGGTCACACAAAATGTCACAGGAATCATCCAGTCGGCAGAATCCAGTCAGGAGCTGTCAACGCTGGCCGAACAGCAAAAGCAGCAACTAAGTTACTTTAAACTGAGCTGA
- a CDS encoding DEAD/DEAH box helicase, with product METPLQFKDLGLDNRLLKNVKHYGFKQATEIQQKAIPLSIAGKDLLASSKTGSGKTLAFVLPMLHKSLKSKAFSAKDPRGLILAPTRELAKQVYGELRTMLGGMSYEAVLIVGGENFNDQVKALRRYPKFIVATPGRLADHLEHRSLFLDGLETLILDEADRMLDLGFEPQLRRIHRAAKHRRRQTLMFSATLDHAEVNDIAMEMLNQPKRIAVGVSNEQHQDITQRFYLCDHLDHKEAILNRILESESYRQIIIFTATRADTERLTEKMNQQKLKAVALSGELNQNQRNTIMSQFERGVFKILVTTDVASRGLDISTVTHVINFDMPKHTEEYVHRIGRTGRAGSKGDAISLVGPKDWDSFKRIEAFLARTITFSVFEGLTGKFKGIAPKKALKGKPVNKKTPLRQTKKPEKKKAPQRDKGFYQNTPVGDAVFIPRKKPVSQDDDS from the coding sequence TTGGAGACTCCTTTGCAGTTTAAAGATTTAGGCTTAGATAATCGCTTACTTAAGAACGTAAAGCACTACGGTTTTAAGCAGGCAACGGAAATACAACAGAAAGCGATTCCTCTGAGTATTGCCGGAAAGGATTTGTTGGCATCATCAAAAACAGGTTCGGGCAAGACGCTGGCTTTTGTATTACCAATGCTGCATAAATCATTAAAAAGCAAAGCATTCTCTGCAAAAGATCCCCGAGGGCTTATTCTGGCACCAACCCGGGAACTGGCCAAGCAGGTTTACGGGGAACTACGGACCATGCTGGGGGGAATGTCTTACGAAGCTGTGTTGATTGTCGGAGGAGAAAACTTCAACGATCAAGTGAAAGCTCTGCGTCGTTACCCCAAATTTATTGTTGCTACACCAGGGCGTTTAGCCGATCACCTGGAGCACCGTTCATTGTTTCTGGATGGTCTGGAAACGTTGATTCTTGATGAAGCCGACAGAATGCTGGATTTAGGGTTTGAACCACAACTACGTCGTATTCACCGGGCAGCCAAACACCGCCGCCGTCAGACACTGATGTTTTCTGCCACACTGGATCATGCAGAAGTCAACGATATTGCGATGGAAATGCTGAATCAGCCGAAACGGATTGCCGTTGGGGTGTCGAATGAGCAGCATCAGGATATCACCCAGCGGTTCTATTTGTGTGATCACCTTGATCATAAAGAAGCGATTCTGAATCGTATTCTTGAATCCGAGTCTTATCGTCAGATCATTATCTTCACGGCAACCCGTGCTGATACTGAGCGACTGACGGAGAAAATGAATCAGCAAAAATTAAAGGCTGTTGCATTAAGCGGTGAGCTGAATCAGAACCAGCGCAACACGATTATGAGCCAGTTTGAACGAGGTGTGTTTAAGATTCTGGTTACAACTGATGTTGCTTCCCGGGGGCTGGATATCAGTACAGTGACACACGTGATTAATTTCGATATGCCAAAGCATACCGAAGAATATGTGCATCGGATTGGACGGACTGGCCGGGCCGGAAGTAAAGGCGATGCGATTTCTCTGGTTGGTCCGAAAGACTGGGACAGTTTCAAAAGAATTGAAGCGTTTCTGGCGCGAACAATTACATTTTCAGTCTTTGAGGGCTTAACCGGCAAATTCAAAGGGATTGCACCGAAGAAAGCACTGAAAGGTAAACCGGTAAATAAAAAAACACCGCTCCGGCAGACAAAGAAACCAGAGAAAAAGAAAGCTCCTCAACGCGACAAGGGCTTTTATCAGAATACTCCAGTAGGAGATGCAGTCTTTATTCCGCGTAAGAAACCGGTCAGTCAGGATGATGACTCCTGA
- a CDS encoding Lpp/OprI family alanine-zipper lipoprotein — MNKVFLAVAASGVVFLSGCASSTDSATMAKMDELSNQVSQLSDEVATLKNGQMMLSDKIDQNSESISAVREEAQRANERIDHIAQSYTK, encoded by the coding sequence ATGAACAAAGTATTTTTGGCAGTGGCAGCATCTGGGGTTGTCTTTCTTTCCGGATGTGCCTCCAGCACAGACAGCGCAACCATGGCGAAAATGGATGAATTAAGCAATCAAGTCAGCCAGTTAAGTGATGAGGTTGCGACACTTAAAAACGGTCAGATGATGCTCAGTGATAAGATCGATCAGAATTCTGAATCCATAAGTGCCGTACGGGAAGAGGCTCAGAGAGCCAATGAACGTATCGATCACATTGCCCAGTCTTACACCAAATAA
- a CDS encoding L,D-transpeptidase family protein produces MIRSLLLALIIFCQGVQARTYDFPVQGSRIVGKIAYHEVQKGETVAHIADTYDVGFLTMMEANPGVDPFLPQAGHVMTIPAQTILPDVPWQGIVINLAELRLYYFEPDKHLVHIFPVGIGRIGRDTPEMETKISQKRANPTWTPPQSIRAEYQKKGIELPPVVPSGPENPLGLFALRLAYGSGDYLIHGTNKDFGIGLRVSSGCIRMNPKDIDWLFHHVRIGEKVRVIDEPVKVSLEPDRSVFVEAHEPLTRSNGSKKPLVLPQELSWWMEEFHHSDQKARAALISKNGIPVEVVKGQ; encoded by the coding sequence ATGATTCGTAGCCTGCTGTTGGCTCTCATAATTTTTTGTCAGGGTGTACAGGCCAGAACATATGACTTCCCGGTTCAGGGAAGCCGTATTGTGGGGAAAATTGCCTATCATGAAGTGCAGAAAGGTGAAACGGTGGCGCATATTGCTGATACCTATGATGTGGGTTTTCTGACGATGATGGAAGCAAATCCCGGTGTTGACCCGTTTTTGCCTCAGGCCGGACATGTGATGACGATACCGGCTCAGACGATTCTGCCGGATGTTCCCTGGCAGGGAATTGTGATTAATCTGGCAGAGCTGAGACTTTACTACTTTGAGCCGGACAAGCATCTGGTACATATCTTTCCGGTCGGTATTGGCCGGATAGGGCGGGATACACCAGAGATGGAAACCAAAATCAGCCAGAAGAGAGCAAATCCAACCTGGACACCTCCTCAGTCAATTCGGGCTGAATATCAGAAGAAAGGCATTGAGCTTCCCCCGGTTGTTCCTTCCGGTCCGGAAAACCCGCTGGGGCTGTTTGCATTACGGCTGGCTTATGGTTCCGGTGATTATCTGATTCATGGAACGAATAAAGATTTCGGTATCGGATTACGGGTCAGTTCCGGTTGTATCCGGATGAATCCGAAAGATATTGACTGGTTGTTTCATCATGTTCGTATCGGAGAAAAAGTCCGGGTGATTGATGAGCCTGTTAAGGTATCTCTAGAGCCGGATCGTTCCGTGTTTGTCGAAGCACATGAACCGCTGACACGGAGTAACGGAAGTAAGAAACCGCTGGTTCTGCCTCAGGAGCTCAGCTGGTGGATGGAAGAATTTCATCATTCAGATCAGAAAGCCAGAGCAGCATTGATCAGTAAAAACGGTATTCCGGTTGAAGTGGTGAAAGGCCAGTAA
- the phrB gene encoding deoxyribodipyrimidine photo-lyase has product MKLVWFRRDLRTVDHTALHQAIQSGEPVCAVFIATPGQWQQHDMAPIQADLIYRRLAVIRAELRQLNVPLFYQEVGSFDESVEAVISLAQRLMVNEVLLNIEYELNECLRDQELKQQLLALGIACREFHDRCLLPPGQVLNKQGEFFKVFTPFQKAWRVLASVPKVTTTSPAVRPQTTDLLNVDDCCEPFSYPRISSAAWPVQTNQIRDLLRTFCRERVGEYHQQRDFPALTATSGLSPYLAIGALSVRQCLARLYQESQHGVLSAGAESWLNELIWREFYQHLVYFQPSVCRGKSFHPWGEQLIWHHAPEYLQCWQQGVTGYPIVDAAMRQLNQTGWMHNRLRMIVASFLTKDLHIDWREGERYFMSRLIDGDFAANNGGWQWSSSTGCDGQPYFRIFNPVTQGKKFDPEGDFVRHWIPELQGVSKRWIHEPWNAPCVSSLSYPQPIVDHQVERTLTLSLYRKAKDNGCHDS; this is encoded by the coding sequence ATGAAACTGGTTTGGTTCAGACGTGATTTAAGAACAGTTGATCATACGGCACTGCATCAGGCAATCCAGAGTGGTGAACCGGTGTGCGCTGTCTTTATTGCAACTCCCGGACAGTGGCAGCAACATGACATGGCACCGATACAGGCTGACCTGATTTACCGGCGCCTGGCGGTGATTCGTGCTGAACTCAGGCAGTTGAATGTCCCTTTATTCTATCAGGAAGTCGGCTCTTTTGACGAAAGTGTCGAGGCGGTTATCTCTTTGGCGCAGCGACTGATGGTCAATGAAGTTTTGCTGAACATAGAGTATGAACTTAATGAATGTCTCCGGGATCAAGAGCTGAAACAGCAGCTTCTGGCTCTGGGGATCGCCTGCCGGGAGTTCCATGATAGGTGTCTGCTCCCACCCGGGCAGGTACTCAATAAGCAAGGAGAATTTTTTAAAGTATTTACCCCTTTCCAGAAAGCCTGGCGAGTACTGGCTTCAGTGCCGAAGGTGACTACTACATCACCGGCGGTCAGGCCACAGACAACGGATTTACTGAATGTGGATGATTGCTGTGAACCTTTCAGCTATCCACGGATATCCAGTGCTGCATGGCCGGTACAGACAAATCAGATCCGGGATCTGCTGCGGACTTTTTGCCGTGAACGTGTCGGTGAGTATCATCAACAGCGTGACTTTCCGGCTCTGACAGCAACCAGCGGCTTATCTCCCTATCTGGCGATTGGGGCATTATCTGTACGTCAGTGTCTGGCAAGATTGTATCAGGAGTCGCAGCATGGTGTTTTATCAGCAGGGGCTGAGTCTTGGTTGAATGAATTGATCTGGCGGGAATTTTATCAGCATCTGGTTTATTTTCAGCCGTCGGTGTGCCGGGGTAAAAGCTTTCACCCCTGGGGGGAACAACTGATCTGGCATCATGCTCCGGAATACCTGCAATGTTGGCAGCAGGGAGTGACTGGTTATCCGATCGTTGATGCTGCGATGAGACAACTGAATCAAACCGGATGGATGCACAATCGTCTGAGGATGATTGTTGCCAGCTTCCTGACCAAAGACTTACATATTGACTGGAGGGAAGGTGAACGTTATTTCATGAGTCGGTTGATCGATGGTGATTTTGCTGCCAATAACGGAGGATGGCAATGGTCATCTTCAACCGGGTGCGATGGTCAGCCTTACTTCCGGATTTTTAACCCGGTGACTCAGGGGAAAAAGTTTGACCCGGAAGGTGATTTTGTCCGTCACTGGATCCCTGAATTACAAGGCGTATCCAAACGATGGATTCATGAACCCTGGAACGCACCATGTGTGAGTTCTCTGTCATATCCTCAACCAATCGTTGATCATCAGGTGGAAAGAACGCTAACCTTATCTCTTTACCGTAAAGCAAAGGATAATGGTTGTCATGATTCGTAG
- a CDS encoding MerR family transcriptional regulator, which produces MDSKEKRYAIREVSAITGVKPVTLRAWQRRYHLIEPQRTEKGHRLYSERDIELIQQIQNWLVKGISIGNVAHLLQTAGSSEVQPPHSPVLEECETFLAALAQLNRGKAETVVISVLKTYPLEIVRQQFIIPADEALSRMKGSQQSIQRGLFQAIMVGQFAWMMTSANRASHLGKCLCVSLDAVGSLWAWLRALQIAEQGYFAVFLDGVEELSGLIDHVSGGTFQRIDFFSNRAPTKKQRQVMTQLEKLQGQTSETETSAGQMLAGQTPLAGQTPLVISCAGLLQQFGEQEVESE; this is translated from the coding sequence ATGGACTCTAAAGAAAAACGTTATGCAATTCGTGAAGTATCGGCCATCACTGGGGTGAAGCCGGTGACGCTCAGGGCCTGGCAACGGCGCTATCACCTGATCGAGCCGCAACGGACAGAAAAAGGACACCGTTTATATAGTGAACGGGATATTGAGTTAATTCAGCAGATCCAGAACTGGCTGGTGAAAGGTATATCGATCGGCAATGTTGCTCATCTGCTACAGACTGCCGGATCTTCAGAAGTTCAGCCACCCCATTCACCCGTACTGGAAGAATGCGAAACATTTCTTGCAGCACTGGCGCAGTTGAATCGGGGCAAAGCTGAGACGGTGGTTATTTCAGTATTGAAAACTTATCCGCTGGAGATCGTCAGACAACAGTTCATTATTCCGGCAGATGAAGCCCTGAGCCGGATGAAAGGATCGCAACAGTCGATTCAGAGAGGTCTGTTTCAGGCGATTATGGTCGGTCAGTTTGCCTGGATGATGACTTCAGCAAACCGGGCGAGTCATCTGGGAAAATGTCTGTGTGTCAGTCTGGATGCTGTTGGCAGCCTTTGGGCATGGCTACGGGCATTACAGATTGCAGAGCAAGGCTATTTTGCCGTGTTTCTTGATGGTGTGGAGGAGCTTTCCGGATTAATCGATCATGTTTCCGGGGGTACATTTCAGCGCATCGACTTTTTTTCTAACCGGGCTCCGACGAAAAAGCAGCGGCAGGTGATGACTCAGTTGGAGAAATTACAGGGACAGACGTCAGAAACGGAAACGTCTGCGGGACAAATGTTAGCAGGACAGACACCATTAGCAGGACAGACACCATTAGTGATCTCCTGTGCCGGTTTGTTACAACAGTTTGGTGAACAGGAGGTTGAATCAGAATGA
- a CDS encoding YbgA family protein yields METKIPVGVSSCVIGQRVRFDGGHKKNHFVTESLASFLEFVPVCPEIGAGMSVPRPTIRQFEQEGAIRLVETKNDAMDYTGQLSVFTDTALSELSRLQNPLCGYVVAAKSPTCGMQQVKVYHKNGVRKGGVGLYTQRLMEKMPWLPIEEDGRLNDPNLRENFILRVFCLHDLYQSVGSQPTPAKVVAFHSRYKFTLMAHDPKAYRALGQMVAMMGNEKQEDFFEQYRLGLMQALSKSASRKNCTNVLMHIQGYFKRLLGPVQKAELTRIIHEYRQGLLPILVPVTLIQHYLTMYPNPYLAQQHYLNPYPQTLKLRYGL; encoded by the coding sequence ATGGAAACAAAAATCCCGGTTGGTGTGAGTAGTTGTGTTATTGGGCAACGTGTTCGCTTTGATGGTGGACATAAGAAAAACCATTTTGTAACGGAGTCTCTGGCTTCATTCCTGGAGTTTGTTCCGGTTTGTCCTGAAATAGGCGCCGGGATGTCGGTTCCCAGACCCACCATTCGTCAGTTTGAACAGGAGGGAGCGATTCGGCTGGTGGAAACGAAAAATGATGCTATGGATTATACTGGGCAACTGTCAGTGTTTACGGATACAGCCTTATCTGAATTGAGTCGCTTGCAGAATCCGCTGTGTGGTTATGTAGTTGCTGCAAAGTCACCGACATGTGGGATGCAGCAGGTTAAGGTTTACCATAAAAATGGGGTTCGTAAAGGCGGTGTCGGTTTATATACGCAGCGGTTGATGGAAAAAATGCCCTGGTTGCCGATTGAGGAAGATGGTCGTCTGAATGATCCCAATCTACGGGAAAATTTCATACTACGGGTTTTCTGTTTGCATGATTTATATCAGTCAGTCGGTTCGCAGCCGACACCGGCAAAAGTTGTCGCGTTTCACAGTCGGTATAAGTTTACGCTGATGGCCCATGATCCAAAAGCCTACCGGGCTCTCGGACAGATGGTCGCCATGATGGGAAACGAGAAGCAGGAAGATTTCTTTGAACAATACCGGCTTGGGCTGATGCAGGCATTATCTAAATCGGCCAGCCGTAAAAACTGTACCAATGTGCTGATGCATATTCAGGGATATTTTAAACGCCTGCTCGGGCCTGTTCAGAAAGCAGAACTGACCCGGATTATTCATGAGTACCGTCAGGGACTGTTGCCAATACTGGTACCGGTCACGTTGATTCAACATTATCTGACCATGTATCCGAATCCGTATCTGGCACAACAACATTACTTAAATCCTTATCCTCAGACACTGAAGTTACGCTATGGACTCTAA